The Sodalis praecaptivus genome includes a region encoding these proteins:
- a CDS encoding thiamine pyrophosphate-dependent enzyme gives MKEFTEETEGCGNGAALLLDVLAAEGVEFIFGNHGTTEMPLMHALKGHPQLQYILGLQETAVVAMADGYAQASGKPAFINLHTAGGLGHAMGALLHAHVAKTPLLVTAGQQDTRHGFTNPLLHGDVLGVAAPAMKWAREVSHPDQLSPLIRRALQDSQTVPRGPVFLSLPVDVLNRPVNVRAGKGSCINRDSVAGGLEELASALADISPVRLAIIAGDEITQSAANAAFDSVVAALGAKVFGPSWPGSMAFAPTHPLWQGNLPSDAAGMRTVLSEFDAVFVVGANPFISYLYTDGPSVPAHCALFQLTEDGGEPGTTFATNMACVGNLKVSLCALLPILTAKMAVHRKQIASLYREASAARRERLAAMEERYLAEKDCTPITPFVAAGAVLAAVGANVAIVDESPATMYHVRAFLERNAIQRYFFMRSAILGWGLPAAVGVSLGRKRAPVVALLGDGSSLYSPQGLWTAAKQQLPVTFIIMNNAEYNILKRYSVAQGYEAGTIPGMEINDPAIDYRALATAMGVKSRRVTLSSEISDAVREAVASLEPRLIEIVIGAE, from the coding sequence ATGAAAGAATTCACTGAGGAAACTGAAGGTTGCGGCAACGGCGCGGCGCTGCTGCTTGATGTCCTGGCTGCCGAAGGTGTTGAATTCATTTTCGGAAATCACGGTACCACTGAAATGCCACTGATGCACGCCCTAAAGGGGCACCCGCAACTGCAATATATTTTAGGTCTTCAGGAAACGGCGGTGGTCGCGATGGCCGACGGCTATGCCCAGGCCAGCGGGAAGCCTGCTTTCATCAATCTGCATACCGCCGGCGGACTTGGCCACGCCATGGGGGCGTTATTACATGCGCACGTCGCCAAGACGCCTCTGCTCGTCACGGCGGGGCAGCAGGATACCCGGCACGGTTTCACCAACCCGCTGTTGCACGGGGATGTTCTCGGCGTCGCCGCGCCGGCCATGAAGTGGGCCCGCGAGGTTTCGCATCCGGATCAACTGTCTCCCTTGATAAGGCGTGCTCTCCAGGACAGCCAAACCGTGCCACGCGGTCCGGTTTTTCTTTCGCTGCCCGTTGATGTCCTTAACCGACCCGTTAACGTCCGCGCCGGAAAGGGCTCATGTATCAACCGGGACAGCGTCGCCGGGGGACTGGAGGAATTGGCCAGCGCATTGGCAGACATTTCTCCCGTTCGGCTTGCCATTATTGCGGGAGATGAGATTACACAGAGTGCGGCCAACGCGGCGTTTGACAGCGTCGTCGCTGCGTTGGGGGCGAAGGTATTCGGCCCTTCGTGGCCTGGTTCTATGGCGTTTGCGCCAACCCATCCGTTGTGGCAGGGGAATCTGCCATCAGATGCTGCCGGAATGCGCACAGTGCTGTCAGAGTTTGATGCCGTGTTCGTGGTTGGCGCTAATCCCTTCATTTCATACCTGTATACCGACGGCCCCTCGGTCCCTGCCCACTGTGCATTGTTCCAGCTTACGGAAGATGGCGGCGAGCCGGGAACAACGTTTGCGACTAATATGGCCTGCGTCGGCAACCTCAAGGTTTCCTTATGCGCGCTGTTGCCTATCTTAACGGCTAAGATGGCGGTACATCGTAAGCAAATCGCGTCACTCTATCGGGAAGCCTCGGCCGCGCGCCGTGAGCGATTGGCGGCAATGGAAGAGCGCTATCTCGCTGAGAAAGACTGTACCCCGATCACGCCATTCGTCGCGGCCGGAGCAGTGCTAGCTGCCGTCGGCGCTAATGTCGCCATTGTCGATGAATCCCCCGCCACGATGTATCACGTTCGAGCCTTCCTTGAGCGCAACGCAATACAACGCTACTTCTTTATGCGCAGCGCCATCTTGGGCTGGGGACTGCCCGCAGCCGTCGGTGTTTCATTGGGTCGTAAACGTGCGCCTGTGGTCGCGTTGCTCGGTGATGGATCTTCCCTTTATAGCCCGCAGGGGCTTTGGACGGCGGCAAAGCAGCAACTGCCGGTGACTTTCATTATTATGAACAATGCCGAATACAATATTCTCAAGCGTTATTCGGTTGCTCAAGGTTACGAAGCGGGTACGATCCCGGGCATGGAAATCAATGATCCAGCCATCGATTATAGGGCGCTGGCTACGGCGATGGGGGTGAAGTCGCGGCGGGTGACCTTAAGCTCAGAGATCAGTGACGCGGTGAGGGAAGCCGTCGCATCTCTCGAACCTCGCCTCATCGAAATTGTTATCGGCGCAGAATGA
- a CDS encoding SDR family NAD(P)-dependent oxidoreductase, whose amino-acid sequence MKVNNSNKPGTAVVTGASSGIGKLYAERLAARGYDLILIARREDRLQAIANDLEKRFAIKPDVFVADLSQPAGLATAIARINTDSSLSFLVNNAGFSALRPLSDTPLELINSMIALNITALTALSKTALMRFRERNAGVIVNVGSGVGFAPYPDVPVYGPTKAYVLQFTQILQHAVEGSGVRVQLVLPGVVISEGWDVAGGAALDPLPESMVMSTENCVDAALSGLDQGEFMTLPSLHDESLLLDYQAAANKLLQGVFNREPAARYNIPT is encoded by the coding sequence TTGAAGGTTAACAACAGCAACAAACCGGGTACGGCGGTCGTTACCGGCGCATCATCCGGCATCGGCAAGCTTTATGCGGAACGGCTCGCCGCGCGCGGCTATGATCTTATTCTCATCGCGCGGCGGGAAGATCGTTTGCAGGCAATTGCAAACGATTTAGAGAAACGCTTCGCGATCAAACCTGACGTATTCGTGGCCGATCTTTCTCAACCGGCAGGACTTGCTACTGCGATCGCACGGATTAACACTGACTCATCCCTCTCTTTTTTGGTCAACAATGCAGGATTTTCCGCACTTCGGCCTTTGTCGGATACGCCATTAGAATTGATCAACAGCATGATCGCGCTCAACATTACCGCATTGACGGCGCTGTCAAAAACGGCGCTGATGCGTTTTCGGGAGCGTAATGCCGGCGTCATCGTCAACGTGGGCTCCGGCGTCGGTTTCGCCCCCTACCCCGATGTGCCAGTTTATGGCCCCACCAAGGCTTATGTCCTGCAATTTACCCAGATTCTTCAGCACGCTGTGGAGGGCTCGGGGGTTCGCGTTCAGCTCGTTTTGCCGGGCGTCGTCATTTCCGAAGGTTGGGATGTCGCGGGCGGCGCGGCTCTTGACCCCCTGCCTGAAAGCATGGTTATGTCGACCGAGAATTGTGTCGATGCGGCGCTATCGGGTTTAGACCAAGGTGAATTTATGACCCTGCCGTCGCTGCACGATGAGTCTCTGCTGCTTGATTATCAGGCTGCGGCAAATAAACTTCTTCAGGGAGTGTTCAACAGAGAGCCCGCCGCAAGGTATAACATACCTACGTAA
- a CDS encoding TetR/AcrR family transcriptional regulator gives MGRHREFDVERALDAALCVFWRKGYEGATYADLTEATGVERPALYSAFGNKEALFRRALDRYYDRYMAFIPEALQRSTAREVAAHILYCSAELNTRFPDHTGCLGINGALAGSDEAEPVRQALIDFRAVGEAQLCARFEQAKTEGDLPKTAKPAVLAAFVMTVVHGMAVQAKAGFSRDKLDAVAEQALASWPMSGSKPV, from the coding sequence ATGGGGCGCCATCGCGAATTTGACGTTGAAAGGGCGCTCGACGCCGCATTATGCGTCTTTTGGCGCAAAGGCTACGAAGGGGCGACCTACGCTGATCTGACTGAGGCCACCGGCGTAGAGAGACCTGCTCTGTATTCTGCGTTTGGCAACAAAGAGGCGCTGTTCCGCCGCGCGCTGGATCGCTACTACGACCGGTATATGGCTTTCATTCCCGAAGCGCTTCAGCGTTCAACCGCGCGGGAGGTTGCCGCGCACATTTTGTACTGCTCCGCTGAACTCAATACCCGTTTTCCCGATCATACCGGGTGTCTTGGCATTAACGGCGCATTGGCGGGTTCTGATGAAGCGGAACCCGTGCGTCAGGCGCTCATTGATTTTCGCGCGGTCGGTGAAGCGCAGCTTTGTGCACGTTTTGAACAAGCCAAGACCGAAGGCGATTTACCCAAGACGGCCAAGCCCGCGGTCCTGGCGGCCTTCGTTATGACGGTTGTTCACGGCATGGCGGTGCAGGCAAAAGCCGGTTTTAGCCGTGACAAGCTAGATGCTGTGGCGGAGCAGGCGCTTGCCTCATGGCCCATGAGCGGTTCAAAACCTGTTTAA
- a CDS encoding SDR family NAD(P)-dependent oxidoreductase: protein MSNKSNVLKGKIALVTGGSRGLGAATALALAAQGADVAISYVASEEKAAAVVTALEKEGVRALAIQSDQGDPASAAHLVDTVVSHFGGLDILVNNAAIAVQGKRVDDPELNIDELDQQWRINVLGAVATTRAAARNLTDGGRIIFIGSALGARVAFPGVADYAGTKAAIVGYAKGVGRDLGPRNITVNVVQPGIMPTDMATAAAHNLPESVMDLHAIRRIATVEEVAATVCFLAGPKADYISGGVLDVAGGYQI, encoded by the coding sequence ATGTCGAATAAGTCAAATGTTTTGAAGGGTAAGATTGCGCTGGTTACCGGTGGATCTCGCGGCCTGGGTGCCGCTACCGCCTTGGCGTTGGCCGCTCAGGGGGCCGACGTCGCCATCAGCTACGTCGCATCGGAGGAGAAAGCGGCGGCGGTCGTGACAGCGTTGGAAAAAGAGGGCGTACGCGCGCTCGCCATTCAGAGCGATCAAGGCGATCCGGCGTCTGCGGCGCATCTGGTTGATACCGTCGTGTCGCACTTTGGCGGACTCGATATTCTCGTCAACAATGCCGCTATCGCCGTTCAGGGGAAACGGGTGGACGATCCTGAACTCAATATTGATGAGCTGGACCAACAATGGCGCATCAATGTACTCGGTGCGGTGGCAACCACGCGAGCGGCGGCAAGAAATCTCACCGATGGAGGTCGTATCATTTTTATCGGCTCCGCCCTTGGCGCCCGCGTCGCGTTCCCGGGTGTGGCGGACTATGCAGGTACCAAAGCGGCTATCGTCGGCTATGCCAAAGGCGTAGGGCGTGATCTTGGCCCGCGCAATATTACCGTCAATGTCGTGCAGCCCGGCATCATGCCGACGGATATGGCGACGGCCGCCGCCCATAATTTACCCGAATCGGTGATGGATCTCCATGCCATTCGCCGTATAGCGACGGTGGAAGAAGTGGCGGCGACAGTGTGTTTCCTTGCGGGTCCCAAAGCTGACTACATCAGCGGCGGCGTCCTGGACGTAGCGGGCGGATACCAAATCTAA
- a CDS encoding SDR family NAD(P)-dependent oxidoreductase, producing MTKTFSATSTADDVLSDVDLTGKRFLITGVSSGIGLETARALVSRGASVIGAVRDQAKALSATAAMHQTAPQGGNLALITLDLASLPSVYACAERLLAEGQPFDAIIANAGVMATPFGMTVEGFERQLGTNFLGHFALIRQIASLLAANGRVVLLSSQAHRMADVDLDDPNFDQQTYDPWVAYGRSKTAMALFAVEFDRRYRPRGMRAASVMPGNSFTELPRHLSPEDLQTLFGNVAKARAEDGLPPAELKDISQAAATTVWATVVADNNEIGGLYLEDCAIAPVNDMPNPYADGVRSYALNAERAQQLWTRSEEWLSAALARSPGAV from the coding sequence ATGACGAAAACATTCAGTGCGACATCCACCGCCGATGACGTGCTAAGCGACGTGGATCTCACCGGAAAGCGATTTCTCATAACGGGCGTCTCGTCGGGAATAGGGCTTGAAACCGCCCGGGCACTCGTTTCACGCGGGGCCTCCGTTATCGGCGCGGTCAGAGATCAGGCCAAAGCGTTGTCGGCCACGGCTGCAATGCATCAAACGGCGCCGCAGGGCGGGAACCTGGCATTGATTACGCTTGATCTTGCTTCGCTGCCAAGCGTTTATGCTTGCGCGGAGCGTCTGCTGGCGGAGGGGCAGCCGTTTGATGCCATCATCGCAAACGCGGGTGTGATGGCCACGCCGTTCGGTATGACCGTTGAGGGTTTCGAGCGCCAGCTCGGGACCAACTTCTTAGGTCATTTCGCGTTAATCAGGCAGATTGCATCGCTCCTCGCCGCGAATGGACGCGTGGTGCTGCTGTCGTCCCAAGCGCATCGCATGGCCGATGTTGACCTGGACGATCCGAATTTCGACCAGCAGACGTACGATCCCTGGGTCGCCTATGGTCGGTCGAAAACGGCCATGGCGCTCTTCGCGGTGGAATTCGACAGACGATATCGCCCGCGCGGCATGCGCGCAGCTTCGGTGATGCCAGGCAATAGCTTCACGGAACTTCCACGCCACCTCTCCCCTGAAGATTTGCAGACCCTTTTTGGGAACGTCGCTAAAGCACGCGCCGAAGACGGCCTGCCGCCCGCCGAGCTGAAAGACATTTCGCAGGCGGCGGCAACCACAGTTTGGGCGACAGTGGTGGCGGACAACAATGAGATTGGGGGACTTTACCTAGAAGATTGCGCCATTGCGCCGGTCAATGATATGCCCAATCCCTATGCCGACGGCGTGAGATCCTATGCGCTTAATGCTGAAAGGGCACAACAATTATGGACGCGAAGCGAAGAGTGGCTAAGCGCGGCTTTAGCCCGATCACCGGGCGCCGTGTGA
- the treY gene encoding malto-oligosyltrehalose synthase produces the protein MNTPTGTYRIQFRNGMTFDRAAGLVPYLKRLGISHLYASPVFTATAGSTHGYDVTDPNEIEPSLGGREAFDRMVTALKKAGLGLILDIVPNHMAASLENAWWRDVIEKGENSRYARYFDIDWARPLTLPFLGDTFDAVLKNGEIAVKPDPRTGRPALVYYDSAYPLAPETWEGREAEILRLTDKAEIDQLHARQPYRLMAWRDAPHDLSYRRFFEITGLVGVRVEDSVVFDDTHRLILELVHSGVVDGLRVDHVDGLADPKAYLERLRQEAGPACYITVEKILAEGESIPADWPVSGATGYEFMATLPDALVNGEKIGALRTAYDDLLGKPVDWQAEWRAAKVLMADKHFAGEFTTLVMLAMAIVKLEKVTLDETVIRSALRELLVAFPVYRTYGTASGLPPADQTRLQQVADKVRTDVNAPSPEALDYLLRLLAGAVSETAMSDATAFRVRFQQLTGPLMAKSVEDTLFFRQHTALALNEVGAEPLPRAFSLDRFHKAMKARLERQPNALSATSTHDTKRGEDARARLYTLSEAPERWAACVSRWRQMLRSHVTLLDDGPAPEPAVEWMLYQTLAGVWPATLQVGDEKGLKALRERFLAFVEKALREAKLRTSWGDNNDAYEKAVRDYACDMLSPHNPLFLADFSSALQPFIRAGWVNSLTQTIIKLTAPGVPDIYQGSEAQDFSLADPDNRREPDFAELQSQLEGYEKPGLTTGDDWPNARLKQHVIAKLLHLRQQWPSLFRRGDYLPLTITGRWSGNMIAFARQEGAEALIVIVPRLLFDSDADSAASRPSLSWSGTEIALPASLAHRHYREVFSQQELTLTDRIDLASIDETSLFLLLKGE, from the coding sequence ATGAACACGCCGACCGGTACCTACCGTATACAATTTCGTAACGGCATGACCTTCGATCGCGCCGCGGGTCTCGTGCCCTATCTGAAGCGGCTTGGCATAAGCCATCTTTATGCTTCGCCGGTATTTACCGCCACTGCCGGCTCGACCCACGGCTATGACGTCACCGATCCCAACGAAATCGAGCCCTCCCTCGGTGGCCGCGAAGCCTTTGACCGCATGGTAACAGCGCTGAAAAAGGCGGGTCTTGGGCTTATTCTTGACATCGTGCCGAACCACATGGCCGCCTCCTTGGAAAATGCGTGGTGGCGTGATGTGATCGAAAAAGGCGAGAACAGCCGTTACGCCCGGTATTTCGACATCGATTGGGCTCGTCCTCTAACTTTGCCCTTCTTGGGTGATACGTTTGACGCCGTGCTGAAAAACGGCGAGATCGCCGTCAAGCCGGATCCCAGGACAGGTCGACCCGCTTTGGTGTATTACGATAGCGCCTATCCACTCGCCCCTGAGACCTGGGAAGGCCGCGAGGCGGAGATTCTTCGACTCACCGACAAAGCGGAAATCGACCAACTGCACGCGCGACAACCCTATCGGCTCATGGCGTGGCGGGATGCGCCTCATGACCTTTCCTACCGCCGCTTTTTCGAGATAACCGGCCTAGTGGGCGTACGGGTTGAGGACAGCGTTGTCTTTGACGATACTCATCGTTTGATCCTGGAGCTCGTTCATTCCGGCGTGGTCGACGGCCTGCGCGTGGACCACGTTGATGGCCTTGCCGATCCCAAGGCCTATCTTGAGCGTTTGCGCCAGGAAGCCGGGCCGGCGTGCTATATTACGGTTGAAAAAATCCTGGCCGAAGGTGAGTCTATTCCGGCGGACTGGCCGGTGTCCGGCGCCACTGGTTATGAATTTATGGCAACGCTACCGGATGCATTGGTGAACGGCGAGAAAATCGGTGCTTTGCGCACGGCCTATGATGATCTCTTGGGCAAGCCGGTCGACTGGCAGGCCGAATGGCGGGCCGCCAAGGTGCTGATGGCGGATAAACATTTCGCCGGCGAATTCACCACGCTGGTGATGCTCGCCATGGCCATCGTCAAGCTTGAGAAGGTAACACTTGACGAGACGGTCATCCGCTCAGCCTTGCGCGAGCTGTTAGTCGCTTTCCCCGTCTATCGAACTTATGGCACGGCTAGCGGGTTGCCGCCAGCAGACCAAACACGGTTGCAGCAGGTGGCCGACAAGGTGAGAACCGACGTTAACGCTCCCTCTCCCGAAGCGCTCGATTATCTTCTTCGTCTTCTTGCGGGCGCGGTCTCTGAAACCGCCATGAGTGATGCGACCGCTTTTCGGGTACGTTTTCAGCAACTAACGGGCCCGTTAATGGCAAAATCGGTTGAGGACACACTTTTCTTTCGCCAGCATACGGCGCTGGCTCTCAACGAAGTGGGGGCCGAACCGCTGCCCCGCGCCTTTTCCCTTGACCGCTTTCATAAAGCAATGAAGGCGCGGCTCGAACGGCAGCCTAATGCGCTATCAGCCACGTCGACGCATGACACCAAACGCGGCGAAGACGCTCGCGCTCGGCTTTATACGCTGTCGGAAGCGCCGGAACGCTGGGCCGCATGCGTCTCCCGCTGGCGCCAAATGCTCCGCTCCCATGTCACGCTGCTGGATGACGGCCCGGCGCCGGAGCCCGCCGTCGAATGGATGCTCTATCAGACGCTGGCCGGCGTCTGGCCGGCAACACTGCAGGTGGGGGACGAAAAGGGTCTGAAAGCACTGAGAGAACGGTTTCTCGCCTTCGTTGAAAAGGCGCTGCGGGAAGCGAAGCTGCGTACCTCTTGGGGTGACAATAATGACGCCTATGAAAAGGCGGTGCGCGATTATGCTTGTGACATGCTGTCGCCGCATAACCCGCTCTTTTTGGCGGATTTCTCCTCAGCGCTACAACCCTTTATTCGTGCCGGATGGGTAAACAGCCTAACGCAGACGATCATCAAGCTAACGGCGCCGGGTGTGCCTGACATCTACCAAGGTAGTGAAGCACAGGATTTCAGCCTCGCCGACCCCGACAACCGCCGTGAGCCGGATTTTGCCGAGCTGCAAAGCCAGCTTGAAGGGTATGAAAAGCCGGGTTTAACGACGGGTGATGATTGGCCCAATGCACGACTGAAACAGCATGTCATCGCCAAGCTGCTGCACCTGCGCCAGCAATGGCCGTCGCTGTTTCGCAGGGGGGACTATTTGCCGCTTACCATTACGGGGAGATGGTCGGGAAATATGATTGCCTTCGCGCGACAAGAAGGTGCAGAGGCGCTGATTGTTATTGTCCCTCGCCTGCTTTTCGATAGCGATGCAGACTCAGCTGCCAGTCGCCCGTCGTTAAGTTGGTCGGGAACGGAAATCGCGCTGCCCGCGTCGCTTGCCCATCGTCATTATCGCGAGGTTTTCAGCCAGCAAGAATTAACGTTGACCGACCGCATCGATTTGGCATCGATTGATGAGACATCGTTATTCTTGCTTCTGAAGGGAGAATGA
- the treZ gene encoding malto-oligosyltrehalose trehalohydrolase, producing MESRSFSKSWGAEYVAEGQVRFRLWASGQDSVALRLSGEDTAMTPCGAGWFEALASDVAPGAEYHFVLADGTAVPDPASRAQKADVNGPSLVIDPTRYAWRNTSWRGRPWEETVVYEMHVGTFTPEGTFQAAIEKLPYLAALGITMIELLPLAQFGGNRGWGYDGVLLYAPHSAYGTPEDVKAFVDAAHGHGLSVVLDIVLNHFGPEGNYLPLLAPDFFNNKRSTPWGAGIAYDIEAARRYIVEAPLYWLQEYYLDGLRFDAIDQIEDNAAKHVLIEIAERIRAEITHRPIHLTTEDSRNVICLHPREANGAVPLYSGEWNDDFHNAIHVFATGETHAYYQDFANEPEQHIARVWAEGFAYQGGVSQQTGKKRGVKSAGQPPVAFVDFIQNHDQVGNRAQGERLITLAGVERTKILLIALLFSPHIPLLFMGEEYGETRPFLFFTDFHGDLAKAVREGRAKEFAGHAGHEGEKVPDPNARQTFERSKLDWDKLRSHEGNEWLTLTRTLLALRQKYIVPLLASSGGEVGKVLRTAEGFIAVSWRLPKGTLSLALNIGATPQPLPYLQGETIYAWPKVTDEADGLPPNGLLVRLASGDKP from the coding sequence ATGGAATCCAGATCATTCTCTAAAAGTTGGGGAGCTGAATATGTGGCCGAGGGCCAAGTTCGCTTTCGTCTCTGGGCGAGCGGCCAAGACAGCGTCGCGCTCAGGCTTTCTGGCGAAGACACGGCGATGACCCCTTGCGGCGCCGGCTGGTTTGAAGCGTTGGCAAGTGATGTTGCCCCTGGCGCGGAGTATCACTTTGTCCTCGCCGATGGCACAGCGGTGCCGGACCCCGCCTCTCGCGCTCAAAAGGCGGATGTTAACGGCCCTTCCCTTGTCATCGACCCCACCCGCTATGCGTGGCGGAATACGTCTTGGCGTGGCCGCCCGTGGGAAGAAACGGTGGTCTACGAGATGCACGTCGGCACGTTCACACCCGAGGGGACATTCCAGGCGGCCATCGAGAAACTGCCCTATCTCGCCGCCCTCGGTATCACCATGATCGAACTGCTGCCCCTGGCGCAGTTCGGCGGTAACCGTGGATGGGGCTATGACGGCGTACTGCTTTACGCGCCACATTCCGCGTATGGCACGCCCGAAGATGTAAAAGCTTTCGTCGATGCGGCCCATGGTCATGGTCTATCGGTCGTGCTCGATATCGTTCTCAACCATTTTGGCCCAGAGGGCAATTATCTGCCGCTGTTAGCGCCTGATTTCTTCAACAACAAACGAAGCACACCTTGGGGCGCAGGTATCGCCTATGACATTGAGGCAGCCCGCCGCTATATTGTCGAGGCGCCGCTATATTGGTTACAGGAGTATTATCTTGATGGCCTACGTTTCGATGCTATCGACCAAATCGAAGATAATGCCGCCAAACACGTGTTAATTGAGATTGCCGAGCGTATCCGCGCCGAAATTACCCATCGTCCGATTCATTTGACCACCGAGGACAGTCGCAACGTCATTTGCCTGCATCCGCGCGAGGCAAATGGCGCTGTGCCGCTCTACAGCGGTGAGTGGAACGATGATTTTCATAATGCGATTCATGTCTTCGCCACGGGCGAAACGCACGCGTATTATCAGGATTTCGCGAATGAACCGGAACAGCACATTGCCCGGGTCTGGGCGGAAGGCTTTGCCTATCAGGGCGGCGTTTCTCAGCAGACCGGTAAAAAACGCGGTGTGAAGAGCGCCGGCCAGCCGCCGGTCGCTTTCGTGGATTTCATTCAAAATCACGATCAGGTGGGCAACCGGGCGCAGGGAGAACGGCTTATTACGCTGGCCGGCGTCGAGCGCACCAAAATCTTGCTTATCGCCCTGCTCTTCTCCCCGCATATTCCGCTGCTGTTTATGGGCGAGGAGTATGGCGAGACGCGGCCTTTCCTGTTCTTCACCGATTTTCATGGCGATCTTGCCAAAGCCGTTCGCGAGGGCCGCGCCAAAGAGTTTGCCGGCCACGCCGGCCATGAGGGCGAAAAGGTACCGGATCCAAATGCCAGGCAGACCTTTGAGAGGTCTAAGCTGGACTGGGACAAGCTGCGTAGCCATGAAGGCAATGAGTGGCTGACGCTGACACGAACGCTCTTAGCGCTGCGTCAGAAATATATTGTGCCGCTGCTGGCCTCGTCTGGCGGAGAGGTGGGTAAGGTTCTGAGGACGGCGGAGGGTTTTATTGCCGTGAGTTGGCGCTTGCCGAAAGGGACTTTATCCCTAGCGTTAAATATCGGGGCTACGCCGCAACCGCTTCCCTATCTCCAGGGCGAAACGATTTATGCTTGGCCGAAGGTAACAGACGAGGCGGATGGTCTGCCGCCCAATGGCCTGCTCGTCCGCCTTGCCTCGGGAGACAAACCATGA
- a CDS encoding PIN domain-containing protein, translating into MTKTFMLDTNICSFIMRELPVGVITRLEQAVLRRQRVVVSAITYAEMRFGAVGKKASPRHALLVESFCQRLDAVLAWDRAAVDATTNIKITLAATGTPIGNNDAAIAGHAIAAGAVLVTNNTREFERVPGLIIEDWGL; encoded by the coding sequence TTGACTAAGACGTTTATGTTGGACACCAATATTTGCTCCTTTATCATGCGCGAGCTGCCGGTCGGGGTGATCACTCGTCTGGAACAAGCGGTACTCCGCCGTCAGCGAGTTGTGGTATCGGCCATCACCTATGCCGAGATGCGCTTTGGCGCCGTGGGTAAAAAAGCCTCGCCGCGTCATGCGCTGCTGGTTGAGTCGTTCTGCCAGCGGCTGGATGCGGTACTGGCTTGGGACCGGGCCGCGGTGGATGCCACTACCAACATTAAAATCACGCTGGCGGCGACCGGTACGCCGATCGGAAATAACGACGCGGCAATTGCCGGCCACGCGATTGCGGCCGGTGCCGTGCTAGTGACAAATAATACCAGGGAGTTTGAGCGGGTACCGGGGCTGATTATTGAGGATTGGGGTCTATAA
- the vapB gene encoding type II toxin-antitoxin system VapB family antitoxin: MRIVSVFKNGNNRAIRLPRDLDFAGVNELEILRDGDMLILRPVKPTWGSFLQQEKADATFLAEREDVISDEGRFDF; encoded by the coding sequence ATGAGAATTGTTTCCGTGTTTAAAAATGGCAATAACCGGGCTATTCGGCTTCCCCGAGATTTGGATTTTGCAGGCGTCAATGAGCTGGAGATCCTCCGCGACGGCGATATGCTTATCCTTCGGCCAGTAAAACCCACCTGGGGATCGTTCTTGCAGCAGGAGAAAGCTGACGCAACCTTTTTGGCCGAACGAGAGGACGTGATAAGCGATGAGGGGAGATTTGATTTTTGA
- a CDS encoding fimbrial protein: MKIKVWLIFIVGFLAGYSGWVSAFIITPIDSRIDAVVPFSFSAEKEFQFYLFTAGGDTLPIVPIPGVSFSAQCDTTPAMGNIADAWNLGTKSPEQIGSVTRVNGCRFTLVNNSGQPIELNNYILAMLAEGSEPTYLEYVYINGTFPAKQACTISVPSEVNLGSIPASDLRPGRAANDFRKTFTVNSNCGGGTAKIALTTPIIANGCPATSAGMLFCLDNDGNKIDMSVSGGDIYIPDANESSITLGVTPEVIDKIAPGAYSVPLTLTITIE, from the coding sequence ATGAAAATTAAGGTTTGGTTAATTTTTATTGTTGGCTTCCTTGCAGGCTATTCAGGATGGGTAAGCGCGTTCATTATCACGCCAATCGACAGCCGCATAGACGCGGTGGTGCCCTTTAGTTTTTCTGCCGAAAAAGAATTTCAATTTTACCTTTTTACTGCAGGTGGTGACACGTTACCAATAGTACCTATACCCGGCGTGAGTTTTTCGGCTCAGTGTGATACGACGCCAGCAATGGGCAATATTGCCGATGCATGGAACCTGGGGACTAAATCTCCTGAACAGATAGGCTCCGTTACCCGTGTGAACGGGTGTCGTTTTACCCTTGTGAACAATAGCGGCCAACCTATTGAATTAAATAATTACATTCTTGCAATGTTAGCCGAGGGGTCCGAACCTACTTATCTGGAATATGTGTATATTAATGGCACCTTCCCAGCTAAACAAGCATGTACCATTAGTGTACCCTCCGAGGTGAACTTAGGCAGTATCCCCGCAAGTGATTTGCGCCCAGGCCGCGCCGCGAATGATTTTAGAAAAACGTTCACTGTTAATTCTAATTGCGGCGGCGGAACGGCAAAAATAGCGCTGACAACGCCCATTATAGCGAACGGTTGTCCGGCAACGAGTGCAGGTATGCTATTTTGTCTAGATAATGATGGGAATAAGATCGATATGTCTGTTTCTGGCGGTGATATTTACATACCTGATGCTAACGAGTCGAGTATTACATTAGGTGTTACGCCGGAAGTCATTGATAAAATTGCTCCTGGGGCATATTCCGTTCCTCTGACACTCACTATCACGATAGAATAA